From one Gracilibacillus salinarum genomic stretch:
- a CDS encoding flippase — MKNILQSKLVRSISGSIILKIIGSFLAFVTSIILARLLGVVEYGEYSYIIALIGLLSIPTNNGFPNMIIRFISAYKTRSEWSQLKGLLKVSNILALIISLSIFLVTLCIVLSLDINFDEKTIIVGLLLLPLLALNAVRTGILKGLNNVILGQMPENLIIPAVFIIILFLTRFIIGIDLDATTAIIIRVLTVGIAFLVGVLFLRAKIPFQVKNTKEKYNIKTWIHSAIPLLLVGGMMYLNNRFDILMLGVLKNSTDVGIYQVVTKGAELIIFALTALNSVFSPRFSSLYVDNKMLELQKMVTLSARLIFFISLPIALLFIFYGGTILSFFYGNEYAIGGTSLAILAFGQLVNAAFGSVGQLLIMTGYEKFNAFGVAVAAVSNIILNAILIPKWGIIGAATATSISLIVWNVLLAYGVYKKINIYPTLIGKIR, encoded by the coding sequence ATGAAAAATATATTACAGTCAAAATTGGTGAGAAGTATATCAGGAAGTATAATTTTGAAAATAATTGGAAGTTTTTTGGCCTTTGTCACAAGTATAATACTTGCTCGATTATTAGGGGTTGTAGAATATGGAGAATATTCCTATATTATTGCCTTAATCGGATTATTAAGTATCCCTACTAATAATGGATTTCCAAATATGATAATTCGTTTCATATCTGCTTATAAAACAAGGTCAGAGTGGAGTCAGTTAAAAGGATTGCTTAAAGTTAGTAATATACTTGCTTTGATTATATCTCTATCGATATTCTTGGTCACTTTATGTATTGTTTTATCATTAGATATAAATTTTGATGAGAAAACAATAATTGTTGGATTGTTACTATTACCTTTACTCGCTTTAAACGCTGTTCGTACAGGAATTTTAAAAGGATTAAATAATGTTATATTAGGACAAATGCCAGAGAATCTAATTATACCTGCTGTATTTATAATAATATTGTTCTTGACAAGATTTATTATAGGCATCGATCTTGATGCAACGACTGCAATAATTATTCGTGTACTCACAGTAGGGATTGCCTTTTTAGTAGGAGTGTTATTTTTACGAGCAAAAATACCTTTTCAAGTGAAAAATACAAAAGAAAAATATAATATTAAAACTTGGATACATAGTGCGATCCCACTTTTGTTAGTTGGAGGAATGATGTACTTAAACAATCGGTTTGATATATTGATGTTAGGAGTATTGAAGAATTCAACTGATGTGGGTATCTACCAAGTGGTAACAAAAGGAGCAGAGCTAATTATATTTGCGCTGACGGCTCTTAATTCGGTGTTCTCACCAAGATTTTCAAGTTTATACGTAGATAATAAAATGCTAGAATTGCAAAAAATGGTGACTCTGAGTGCCAGATTAATATTTTTTATTTCCCTTCCAATAGCATTATTATTTATTTTCTATGGCGGAACAATTTTATCATTTTTCTATGGTAACGAATACGCAATTGGTGGAACATCTTTAGCTATATTAGCATTTGGGCAATTAGTAAATGCTGCATTTGGTTCTGTAGGGCAATTATTAATAATGACTGGATATGAAAAATTTAATGCTTTCGGTGTTGCTGTTGCAGCTGTTTCGAACATAATTTTAAATGCAATACTGATTCCAAAATGGGGGATTATTGGGGCGGCTACCGCAACTTCAATAAGTTTGATCGTTTGGAATGTTTTATTAGCATATGGTGTTTATAAAAAAATAAATATCTATCCAACTCTAATTGGTAAAATCCGTTAA